One bacterium DNA window includes the following coding sequences:
- a CDS encoding PQQ-binding-like beta-propeller repeat protein: protein MLYSILEKRFLRTEISTFLLITLLAGVPGCQKVNTPDEEVNENVLWTFKAASEAYYGSPALSEDENTVYYGTSSGILATPAKDNTLYALSTSNGKTSWKYQLGSKEVRSTPAVGPNGDISVVASERSPSGMDAQRDILYHFSPDGRMLWSFNINPSFRAAVDVGQSAPAVARDGKIYVAAGGLFAINPDGTLKWVRYYPAAEDLRNAPVIGREGTVFFVYHNIPLTALDPSDGHTIWSCELGVNDHVFASPAIAADGALVVATNPGIIYKVSASGELLWSFSTTSIGYNCTLRSSPAIDERGTIYLGTNSGIPASIFLALNSDGTVKWTFTPENLPKDVPSTHFDIYSSPAIGADGTIYFGQEFGRVYALDSMTGAVRSIVNVETGVIWSSPALSRIGTLFINDISGRLYAIKTGSRGLDLLAPWPKFRHNNQNSGEQNSD from the coding sequence ATGCTGTATTCAATATTAGAGAAGAGATTCCTGAGGACGGAGATTTCTACTTTTCTATTGATTACACTGCTTGCAGGTGTGCCCGGCTGCCAAAAGGTCAACACTCCCGATGAAGAGGTCAACGAGAATGTACTCTGGACTTTTAAGGCTGCTTCCGAGGCTTACTACGGCTCACCGGCGCTAAGCGAGGACGAGAATACGGTTTATTACGGGACATCATCCGGGATTCTCGCAACCCCGGCTAAAGACAACACCCTTTATGCCCTTAGCACTTCCAATGGAAAAACAAGCTGGAAATATCAGCTTGGATCAAAAGAAGTCCGCTCGACGCCTGCCGTTGGCCCCAACGGGGACATCTCAGTGGTAGCATCCGAGCGATCCCCCAGCGGGATGGACGCGCAGCGGGATATCCTTTATCACTTCTCCCCAGACGGTCGGATGTTGTGGAGCTTTAACATCAATCCCTCTTTCCGGGCTGCCGTCGATGTCGGTCAATCCGCCCCTGCGGTGGCCCGGGATGGCAAGATCTATGTCGCGGCCGGCGGACTCTTCGCCATCAATCCGGACGGCACACTCAAATGGGTGCGTTATTATCCTGCTGCGGAAGATCTCCGCAACGCACCAGTGATCGGCAGGGAGGGGACAGTATTTTTTGTCTACCATAATATTCCACTTACTGCACTTGATCCATCCGATGGGCATACAATTTGGTCCTGTGAACTCGGTGTGAATGACCACGTCTTCGCCTCGCCGGCAATCGCTGCGGATGGCGCTTTGGTGGTCGCCACCAACCCTGGCATAATCTATAAAGTCTCTGCATCGGGGGAACTTTTGTGGTCCTTCTCAACCACTTCGATTGGATATAATTGTACATTGCGTTCTTCACCAGCGATCGATGAAAGAGGCACGATCTATCTTGGAACCAATTCAGGAATTCCTGCCTCGATCTTTCTCGCCCTCAATTCTGATGGAACGGTCAAGTGGACCTTCACACCTGAGAATCTTCCAAAGGATGTCCCCTCCACGCATTTTGATATTTATTCCTCTCCAGCCATTGGTGCAGATGGGACTATTTATTTTGGGCAGGAATTTGGCCGAGTATATGCCCTCGATTCCATGACTGGAGCGGTGCGATCGATAGTCAATGTGGAGACTGGAGTTATCTGGAGCTCACCGGCGCTGAGCAGGATCGGCACACTTTTCATAAATGATATTTCTGGACGTTTGTATGCCATTAAAACCGGCAGCCGTGGTCTTGATTTGCTTGCGCCATGGCCCAAATTCAGACATAATAATCAGAATAGCGGGGAGCAAAATTCTGATTAA
- a CDS encoding cytidylate kinase-like family protein, which yields MNGNYVITLGRQLGSGGRLIGEQVASRLGIAFYDRELIELAAKESGLGKRFFEKAEEQRGRSLFTGVMDLYGSFRAEGYTGNYLSNETLFNIQSGVIRDLAARESAVFIGRCADYVLKDHPRALNIYICAGMEERIERIAGIQQVSKKKAREIIIKTDKQRAAYYNYFTEKTWGAAESYHLCINSSILGIEETAAFICQFARIKFGA from the coding sequence ATGAACGGGAATTATGTCATCACCCTAGGCCGGCAGCTTGGCAGCGGCGGCCGCCTGATCGGCGAACAGGTTGCGAGCCGGCTCGGGATCGCCTTTTATGACCGCGAGCTGATCGAGCTCGCAGCGAAGGAGAGCGGCCTGGGCAAAAGATTTTTTGAAAAGGCGGAAGAGCAAAGGGGCCGCAGCCTATTTACCGGCGTGATGGACCTCTATGGTAGCTTTCGCGCCGAAGGCTATACGGGGAATTACCTGAGTAACGAGACCCTCTTCAACATCCAGAGCGGTGTGATCCGCGATCTGGCCGCCAGGGAGTCAGCGGTCTTCATCGGCCGCTGCGCCGATTATGTCCTCAAGGACCATCCGCGAGCCCTCAATATTTACATCTGCGCCGGGATGGAAGAACGCATCGAACGCATCGCCGGAATTCAGCAGGTCTCAAAGAAAAAGGCGCGGGAGATCATCATCAAAACCGACAAGCAGCGGGCAGCCTATTATAACTATTTCACCGAGAAAACCTGGGGCGCGGCGGAGTCCTACCATCTCTGCATCAACTCCTCCATCCTTGGCATCGAGGAGACAGCAGCCTTCATCTGCCAGTTTGCCCGGATCAAGTTCGGTGCATAA
- a CDS encoding MATE family efflux transporter: MNDDRQTAALGTQNVWHLLVQYAIPSVIAMTAASLYNITDSIFIGHGVGALAISGLAITFPLMNLSAAFGSLVGVGASALMSLRLGQKDYASANAILGNVFVLNLILGGTYTLFVLLFLDPILRFFGASSETLPYAREYMQIISAGNVVTHMYMGLNALLRATGQPKKAMRTILFSVIINAILAWIFIFHFHWGIRGAGFATVTAQAMMLVWQIQIFSDHSNSIHLRWGTFRLKYRIVKDSLAIGLSPFLMNAAGSVIVIVINRGLISHGGDLHVGAYGIVNRVAFLFAMVVLGINQGMQPIAGYNFGAGQFSRVNQVLRHAILLATAVMTTGFLIGELFPHAVAAAFTTDEALVNLVVPGMRILFIFFPIAGFQMVTANFFQSIGMAGKAIMMSLTRQVLYLLPCLLILPHFFGVKGVWYSMPTADLLSSILAAWLLVKQYRKFNTASQPGQ; this comes from the coding sequence ATGAATGATGATCGTCAAACCGCCGCTCTGGGCACGCAGAACGTCTGGCATTTGCTGGTGCAGTATGCCATCCCCTCTGTGATCGCGATGACGGCGGCCTCGTTGTACAACATCACCGACAGCATCTTTATCGGACACGGCGTCGGGGCGCTGGCCATCTCGGGGTTGGCCATCACCTTCCCACTGATGAATCTCTCCGCGGCATTTGGATCGCTGGTTGGAGTTGGCGCCTCCGCGTTGATGTCGCTGCGGCTGGGGCAGAAGGATTATGCCAGCGCCAACGCCATCCTCGGCAACGTCTTCGTCCTCAACCTGATCCTGGGCGGGACCTACACCCTCTTCGTCCTTCTCTTTCTCGATCCGATCCTGCGCTTTTTCGGCGCCAGCAGCGAGACTCTCCCCTATGCGCGGGAGTATATGCAGATCATCTCCGCCGGCAACGTGGTCACCCACATGTACATGGGACTCAACGCCCTGCTGCGCGCGACCGGCCAGCCCAAAAAAGCGATGCGGACCATCCTTTTCTCGGTTATCATCAATGCGATCCTGGCCTGGATCTTCATCTTTCATTTCCACTGGGGCATTCGCGGCGCCGGCTTCGCCACCGTCACCGCGCAGGCAATGATGCTGGTGTGGCAGATCCAGATTTTCAGCGACCATAGCAATTCCATCCACCTCCGCTGGGGTACCTTCCGTCTGAAATACCGGATCGTCAAGGATTCTCTGGCGATCGGGCTCTCCCCCTTTCTGATGAACGCGGCCGGTTCGGTGATTGTCATTGTGATCAACCGCGGACTCATCAGCCATGGTGGCGATCTCCATGTCGGGGCCTACGGTATCGTCAACCGGGTGGCTTTTCTCTTCGCCATGGTGGTTCTCGGCATCAACCAGGGGATGCAGCCCATCGCAGGCTATAATTTTGGCGCCGGACAATTCAGCCGGGTGAACCAGGTGCTGCGCCATGCGATCCTGTTGGCCACCGCGGTGATGACGACCGGATTTCTCATTGGCGAGCTTTTCCCGCACGCTGTCGCGGCTGCCTTTACCACCGATGAAGCCCTCGTCAACCTGGTGGTCCCCGGGATGCGCATCCTGTTCATTTTCTTCCCAATCGCCGGGTTTCAGATGGTCACCGCCAACTTTTTCCAGAGCATCGGCATGGCCGGAAAGGCCATCATGATGTCGCTGACTCGGCAGGTGCTCTATCTCCTGCCATGTCTGCTCATCCTGCCGCACTTTTTCGGTGTCAAGGGGGTGTGGTACAGCATGCCCACTGCGGATCTGCTCTCGAGCATCCTCGCCGCATGGCTGCTGGTCAAGCAATACAGGAAATTCAATACGGCTTCACAACCTGGCCAGTGA